One Streptomyces sp. P9-A2 DNA window includes the following coding sequences:
- the cbiE gene encoding precorrin-6y C5,15-methyltransferase (decarboxylating) subunit CbiE: MSSRPPRYRAVTVARPAPTAAVTVVGIGADGWEGIPATSRQALLGADVVIGGPRQLALLPPECDGDRVPWPSPLRPAVPGLLAAHAGRRIAVLASGDPLFYGIGRTLAEILGAGSVHVLPHPSSVSYACARLGWPLEDTEVVTLVGRPTARLAAALHDRRRLLVLSADAATPGEVAALLRDRGFGPSRMRVLEQLGGDRERTTGETSADDWPPPHPGEGPDPLNIVAVECRRAPGALRLGAVPGLPDEAYEHDGQLTKRHVRAATLGALAPAPGELLWDVGGGSGSIAVEWMRTHPACRALTVERDPVRAERILRNAQRLGVPGLRVVTGAAPAALAGLPRPDAVFVGGGLTAPGLLDACWEALPAGGRLVANTVTLESEALLADARRRHGGELVRLAVAHAVPVGGFTGWRQAMPVTQWAVHKTSDSSEAVPGTAGADT, translated from the coding sequence ATGTCGTCCCGACCCCCGAGGTACCGAGCAGTGACCGTCGCCCGACCCGCACCGACCGCCGCAGTGACCGTCGTCGGTATCGGCGCCGACGGCTGGGAGGGCATCCCCGCCACCTCGCGACAGGCTCTGCTCGGTGCGGACGTGGTCATCGGCGGTCCTCGCCAACTGGCCCTCCTGCCACCGGAATGCGATGGGGACCGGGTGCCCTGGCCCTCACCGCTGCGGCCCGCGGTCCCCGGCCTGCTCGCGGCCCACGCCGGCCGCCGGATCGCCGTCCTCGCCAGCGGGGACCCCCTGTTTTACGGCATCGGACGCACCCTCGCCGAGATACTCGGAGCCGGCTCCGTACACGTCCTGCCGCACCCCTCGTCCGTCTCCTACGCCTGCGCCCGCCTCGGCTGGCCCCTGGAGGACACCGAGGTCGTCACGCTCGTGGGCCGGCCCACCGCTCGCCTGGCCGCCGCCCTGCACGACCGCCGGCGGCTGCTCGTGCTCAGCGCGGACGCCGCCACCCCCGGCGAGGTCGCCGCCCTGCTGCGGGACCGCGGCTTCGGGCCGAGCCGGATGCGGGTGCTGGAACAGCTCGGCGGTGACAGGGAACGGACGACCGGGGAGACCTCCGCCGACGACTGGCCACCGCCGCACCCGGGGGAAGGCCCCGACCCCCTCAACATCGTCGCCGTCGAATGCCGCCGCGCCCCCGGCGCCCTGCGTCTCGGCGCCGTCCCAGGGCTCCCGGACGAGGCGTACGAGCACGACGGGCAGCTCACCAAACGTCATGTCCGCGCAGCCACACTCGGCGCCCTGGCCCCCGCCCCCGGCGAACTGCTGTGGGACGTCGGCGGCGGCTCCGGCTCGATCGCCGTCGAGTGGATGCGGACGCACCCCGCCTGCCGGGCCCTCACCGTCGAACGCGACCCCGTCCGTGCCGAGCGGATCCTCCGCAACGCGCAGCGGCTCGGCGTCCCGGGACTGCGGGTGGTGACCGGCGCGGCCCCCGCCGCCCTCGCCGGACTCCCGCGGCCGGACGCCGTCTTCGTCGGCGGCGGGCTCACCGCCCCCGGACTGCTGGACGCGTGCTGGGAAGCACTCCCCGCGGGCGGGCGGCTGGTGGCCAACACCGTCACGCTGGAGTCCGAGGCGCTGCTGGCCGACGCCCGACGGCGCCACGGGGGCGAGCTGGTGCGGCTGGCGGTGGCGCACGCCGTGCCCGTGGGCGGCTTCACCGGGTGGCGGCAGGCGATGCCGGTGACCCAGTGGGCGGTACACAAGACATCCGACTCGTCAGAAGCCGTACCAGGAACAGCGGGAGCAGACACATGA
- the cobM gene encoding precorrin-4 C(11)-methyltransferase: MTVYFIGAGPGAADLITVRGARTLAACGVCLYAGSLVPRELLAECPPDARLVDTAQLDLDEITAELLRAHQEGQDVARLHSGDPSVFSAVAEQMRRLDAAGVPYEVVPGVPAFAAAAASLKRELTVPTVGQTVILTRVANRATAMPDGEDLATLGRSGALIVLHLAAKYADRVVDELLPHYGADCPAAVVAYASRPEELIIRGTLDDIAGKIKDAGVLRTAVIMVGRTLGAEQFRDSHLYSPERERHTC; the protein is encoded by the coding sequence ATGACCGTGTACTTCATCGGTGCCGGACCCGGCGCCGCCGACCTGATCACCGTGCGCGGCGCCCGGACACTCGCCGCCTGCGGGGTCTGTCTGTACGCGGGCAGTCTGGTGCCACGCGAGCTGCTGGCAGAATGCCCGCCCGACGCACGGCTGGTGGACACCGCGCAGCTCGATCTGGACGAGATCACGGCCGAACTGCTCCGGGCGCACCAGGAGGGTCAGGACGTGGCCCGGCTGCACTCCGGGGACCCGTCCGTGTTCAGCGCGGTCGCCGAGCAGATGCGGCGGCTGGACGCGGCAGGGGTGCCCTACGAGGTCGTGCCGGGCGTGCCCGCCTTCGCCGCGGCGGCGGCCTCCCTGAAGCGGGAGCTGACCGTGCCGACGGTCGGGCAGACCGTCATCCTCACCAGGGTCGCCAACCGGGCGACCGCCATGCCGGACGGCGAGGACCTGGCCACCCTCGGCCGCAGCGGCGCGCTGATCGTGCTGCACCTGGCGGCGAAGTACGCGGACCGCGTGGTCGACGAACTGCTGCCGCACTACGGCGCCGACTGCCCCGCCGCCGTCGTCGCGTACGCCTCCCGTCCCGAGGAGCTGATCATCCGCGGCACGCTCGACGACATCGCCGGGAAGATCAAGGACGCGGGAGTGCTGCGGACGGCTGTGATCATGGTCGGGCGGACGCTGGGAGCGGAGCAGTTCCGCGACAGCCACCTCTACTCGCCCGAGCGGGAGAGGCACACCTGCTGA
- a CDS encoding glyoxalase superfamily protein encodes MPLLRVSDAAASTGWYARLGFAQQWEHRFEPGFPVFTQVARGPVRLYLPEHEGDARPDTLLYLRVADLDAVAAGFRVPAEEVPWGREAELRDPDGDRLRVGPVGG; translated from the coding sequence ATTCCGCTCCTGCGGGTGAGCGATGCCGCGGCGTCGACGGGGTGGTACGCGCGGCTGGGGTTCGCGCAGCAGTGGGAGCACCGGTTCGAACCGGGGTTCCCCGTGTTCACGCAGGTCGCCCGCGGGCCGGTCCGGCTCTACTTGCCGGAGCACGAGGGCGACGCACGGCCCGACACACTGCTGTATCTCAGGGTCGCCGATCTCGACGCGGTCGCCGCCGGGTTCCGGGTTCCGGCCGAGGAGGTGCCGTGGGGGCGGGAGGCCGAACTCCGGGACCCGGACGGCGACCGCCTCCGGGTGGGCCCGGTCGGCGGCTGA
- a CDS encoding cobalt-precorrin-5B (C(1))-methyltransferase gives MSSEAEGGRSAQLKHTGLRPGWTTGACATAATTAAYTALLTGGFPDPVAIVLPKGQTPSFALAVEELTDSYAMAGIVKDAGDDPDVTHGALVRATVRRLPAGAGVVFRAGPGVGTVTLPGLPLPVGEPAVNPVPRQMMRDHVARVAGQYGGSGDVEITLSVDHGEEIARSTWNPRLGILGGLSILGTTGIVVPYSCSAWIDSIRRGVDVARAAGRTHVAGCTGSTSEKTVVAEYGLPEVALLDMGDFAGAVLKYVRRHPVDRLTVCGGFAKLSKLAAGHLDLHSARSQVDKGFLARLARRGGADEALAAAVADANTGLAALQLCQAAGVPLGDLVATVARDEALAVLRGAPVAVDVICIDRAGTVVGRSSVA, from the coding sequence ATGAGCAGCGAGGCCGAGGGCGGTCGCAGCGCCCAACTCAAGCACACCGGTCTGCGGCCCGGCTGGACCACCGGTGCCTGCGCGACCGCGGCCACGACCGCCGCGTACACCGCGCTGCTCACCGGCGGCTTTCCCGACCCGGTGGCGATCGTGCTGCCGAAGGGGCAGACACCGTCGTTCGCGCTGGCCGTCGAGGAGCTGACGGACTCGTACGCCATGGCGGGGATCGTCAAGGACGCCGGTGACGACCCGGACGTCACGCACGGGGCGCTGGTCCGGGCGACGGTGCGGCGGCTTCCCGCCGGGGCCGGGGTCGTGTTCCGGGCGGGGCCCGGCGTGGGCACGGTCACCCTTCCCGGCCTGCCGCTGCCCGTCGGTGAACCGGCCGTCAACCCGGTCCCCCGGCAGATGATGCGCGACCACGTCGCCCGCGTCGCCGGGCAGTACGGCGGCAGCGGCGACGTCGAGATCACCCTCTCCGTCGACCATGGCGAGGAGATCGCCCGCTCCACCTGGAACCCGCGGCTCGGCATCCTCGGCGGGCTGTCGATCCTCGGCACCACCGGCATCGTGGTCCCCTACTCGTGTTCGGCGTGGATCGACTCGATCCGTCGGGGTGTGGACGTGGCGCGGGCTGCGGGGCGCACGCACGTCGCCGGGTGCACCGGCTCCACCTCGGAGAAAACGGTCGTCGCCGAGTACGGCCTGCCCGAGGTCGCCCTGCTGGACATGGGCGACTTCGCGGGTGCCGTGCTGAAGTACGTCCGACGCCATCCGGTGGACCGTCTCACCGTCTGCGGGGGCTTCGCCAAACTCTCCAAGCTCGCCGCCGGCCACCTCGACCTGCACTCCGCCCGCTCCCAGGTCGACAAGGGGTTCCTCGCCCGGCTGGCCCGGCGCGGCGGCGCGGACGAGGCCCTCGCCGCCGCGGTGGCGGACGCCAACACCGGCCTCGCCGCACTCCAGCTCTGCCAGGCGGCCGGGGTGCCGCTGGGCGACCTGGTCGCGACGGTGGCCCGCGACGAGGCGCTGGCCGTGCTGCGCGGGGCGCCGGTCGCGGTCGACGTGATCTGCATCGACCGGGCGGGGACGGTGGTGGGCCGCAGCTCCGTGGCCTGA
- a CDS encoding cobalt-precorrin-6A reductase yields MHVLILGGTTEARRLAELLAADALPSLRVTNSLAGRVAAPRTPPGEVRVGGFGGADGLAAWLREYEVDLLIDATHPFAGTISFNAARAATTTHVPLLALRRPGWVPVEGDVWHEAGSLTEAAGLLPALGRRVFLTTGRMGLAAFAHLEDLWFLVRSVDAPGAPRPPRAEVLLDRGPFTLDGERELLRRHRIDVVVTKDSGGAATAPKLTAAREAGVPVVVVRRPPVPGEVTVVSDPRQAAQRVREAYARCAHPDAG; encoded by the coding sequence GTGCACGTGCTGATACTCGGCGGCACCACCGAGGCCCGCCGCCTCGCCGAACTCCTGGCGGCCGACGCCCTGCCGTCCCTGCGGGTGACGAACTCCCTGGCGGGGCGGGTGGCCGCGCCCCGGACGCCGCCCGGCGAGGTGCGCGTCGGCGGCTTCGGAGGGGCCGACGGGCTCGCCGCCTGGCTGCGTGAGTACGAGGTGGACCTGCTCATCGACGCCACCCACCCTTTCGCCGGCACGATCAGTTTCAACGCGGCACGGGCCGCGACCACCACCCATGTTCCTCTCCTCGCGCTGCGACGTCCCGGCTGGGTTCCCGTCGAGGGGGACGTCTGGCACGAGGCCGGTTCCCTGACCGAGGCCGCGGGGCTGCTGCCCGCGCTCGGCCGGCGGGTCTTCCTCACCACCGGCCGGATGGGCCTGGCCGCCTTCGCCCACCTGGAGGACCTGTGGTTCCTCGTACGGTCCGTGGACGCTCCGGGGGCGCCGCGTCCGCCCCGCGCGGAGGTGCTGCTCGACCGTGGCCCGTTCACCCTCGACGGGGAACGCGAGCTGCTGCGCCGGCACCGGATCGACGTCGTGGTCACCAAGGACAGCGGGGGAGCGGCCACCGCACCGAAGCTGACGGCCGCCCGTGAGGCGGGTGTGCCCGTGGTCGTGGTGCGCAGACCGCCGGTGCCCGGGGAAGTGACCGTCGTGTCCGATCCCCGGCAGGCGGCCCAGCGGGTCCGGGAGGCATACGCGCGGTGTGCGCACCCGGACGCCGGCTGA
- a CDS encoding precorrin-2 C(20)-methyltransferase: protein MSGKLYGVGLGPGDPSLMTVRAVEAIAEADVIAYHSARHGRSIARSIAAKHIRADHVEEPLVYPVTTETTDHPGGYQGAIDDFYAEASARLAVHLDAGRTVAVLAEGDPLFYGSYMHMHKRLADRYDTEVIPGVTSVSAAAARLGTPLAEGEEVLTILPGTLPEEELAARLAATDAAVVMKLGRTFPKVRRAMERAGRLEAARYVERATMAGERLAGLAEVEADSVPYFSVAVLPSQADAERPARKPGSVGEVVVVGTGPAGPLWLTPESRGALAAADDLVGYTTYLDRVPVRAGQQRHGSDNRVEAERAEFALQLALQGRRVAVVSGGDPGVFAMATAVLEAASAQEYTNVPVRVLPGVTAANAAAARAGAPLGHDYATVSLSDRLKPWEVIAGRLRAAAGADLVLALYNPGSRSRTWQVGKARDLLLEHRAPDTPVVVARDVGGAGERVRIVRLADLDPAEVDMRTVLLVGSSQTRIVRRGDGEEVVWTPRRYPEE, encoded by the coding sequence ATGAGCGGCAAGCTGTACGGGGTCGGGCTCGGCCCCGGAGACCCGTCCCTGATGACCGTACGGGCCGTCGAGGCCATCGCCGAGGCGGACGTGATCGCCTACCACAGCGCCCGCCACGGCCGGTCCATCGCCCGCTCCATCGCGGCGAAGCACATACGGGCCGACCACGTCGAGGAACCGCTGGTCTACCCCGTCACCACCGAGACCACCGACCATCCCGGCGGTTACCAGGGCGCCATCGACGACTTCTACGCCGAGGCGTCGGCCCGGCTCGCCGTCCATCTGGACGCGGGCCGGACGGTCGCCGTCCTCGCCGAGGGCGACCCGCTCTTCTACGGCTCCTACATGCACATGCACAAGCGGCTCGCGGACCGCTACGACACCGAGGTGATCCCCGGTGTCACGTCGGTGTCCGCCGCCGCGGCCCGCCTGGGTACTCCGCTCGCCGAGGGCGAGGAGGTGCTGACCATCCTGCCGGGCACGCTGCCCGAGGAGGAGCTGGCCGCCCGGCTCGCCGCGACGGACGCGGCCGTGGTGATGAAGCTGGGGCGCACCTTCCCCAAGGTGCGCCGGGCGATGGAGCGTGCGGGGCGACTGGAGGCGGCCCGGTACGTCGAGCGGGCCACCATGGCCGGGGAACGCCTTGCCGGACTCGCCGAGGTGGAGGCCGACTCCGTGCCGTACTTCTCGGTGGCCGTGCTGCCGAGCCAGGCCGACGCCGAACGCCCCGCGCGGAAGCCGGGCTCCGTCGGTGAGGTCGTCGTGGTCGGCACCGGGCCGGCCGGGCCGCTGTGGCTGACGCCCGAGTCGCGCGGGGCCCTCGCCGCCGCCGACGACCTGGTCGGCTACACCACCTACCTGGACCGGGTGCCCGTACGGGCCGGCCAGCAGCGCCACGGCTCGGACAACCGGGTCGAGGCCGAGCGCGCCGAGTTCGCGCTGCAACTCGCTCTGCAGGGACGCAGGGTGGCCGTCGTGTCCGGCGGCGACCCCGGTGTCTTCGCCATGGCCACGGCCGTACTGGAGGCCGCCTCGGCCCAGGAGTACACGAACGTGCCGGTACGGGTACTGCCGGGGGTGACCGCCGCCAACGCGGCCGCCGCCCGTGCGGGCGCCCCGCTCGGCCACGACTACGCCACCGTCTCCCTGTCCGACCGCCTCAAGCCGTGGGAGGTCATCGCCGGGCGGCTGCGCGCCGCCGCGGGCGCCGACCTGGTGCTGGCCCTGTACAACCCCGGGTCGCGCAGCCGGACCTGGCAGGTCGGCAAGGCCCGCGACCTGCTGCTGGAGCACCGGGCGCCGGACACGCCCGTCGTCGTGGCGCGGGACGTGGGCGGCGCCGGCGAACGGGTGCGGATCGTCCGGCTGGCGGACCTGGACCCGGCCGAGGTCGACATGCGCACGGTCCTGCTGGTCGGTTCCTCGCAGACCCGCATCGTGCGGCGGGGGGACGGCGAGGAGGTCGTCTGGACGCCCCGCCGCTATCCGGAGGAGTGA
- a CDS encoding precorrin-8X methylmutase, whose amino-acid sequence MSRTTTESSEKSIVTPYDYEKDGAAIYRRSFATIRAEADLAALPADVSQVAVRMIHACGMVDLVRDIGHTPGVVARAREALRGGAPILCDVQMVASGVTRKRLPAGNDVLCTLSDPAVPELAAKLGTTRSAAALELWRDRLEGAVVAVGNAPTALFRLLEMIEEGAPRPAAVIGVPVGFIGAAESKDALAAHPSGLEHLVVRGRRGGSAIAAAALNAIASEEE is encoded by the coding sequence ATGAGCCGTACGACGACCGAGAGCAGCGAGAAGAGCATCGTGACCCCCTACGACTACGAGAAGGACGGGGCGGCCATCTACCGCCGGTCCTTCGCCACCATCCGCGCGGAGGCGGACCTCGCGGCCCTGCCCGCCGACGTCAGCCAGGTCGCGGTCCGGATGATCCACGCCTGCGGAATGGTCGACCTCGTCCGCGACATCGGTCACACCCCCGGTGTGGTGGCCCGCGCACGCGAGGCCCTGCGCGGCGGGGCTCCGATCCTCTGCGACGTGCAGATGGTGGCCAGCGGCGTGACCCGCAAGCGGCTGCCCGCAGGCAACGACGTCCTGTGCACCCTCTCCGACCCGGCCGTGCCGGAGCTGGCGGCGAAACTCGGCACCACGCGCAGCGCCGCCGCGCTGGAGCTGTGGCGCGACCGCCTGGAGGGCGCCGTGGTCGCCGTCGGCAACGCGCCCACCGCGCTCTTCCGCCTCCTGGAGATGATCGAGGAGGGGGCGCCGAGGCCGGCCGCCGTCATCGGCGTACCCGTCGGCTTCATCGGCGCGGCCGAGTCCAAGGACGCCCTGGCCGCCCACCCCTCGGGCCTGGAACACCTGGTCGTCCGAGGCCGTCGCGGAGGCAGCGCCATCGCCGCCGCCGCTCTCAACGCGATCGCGAGCGAGGAAGAATGA
- the cobG gene encoding precorrin-3B synthase, which produces MLAAMSTAPLPSSSQATAVSRDRGDACPGSLRLHTADDGALARVRVPGGVLTVPQAEALADAADRLGDGELHLTSRGNVQVRGLRDDCGTRLAGLLDAAGLLPSHGHERARNIVASPLSGLDGRSAREVRPWLSALDASLCASEAARALSGRFLFALDDGRGDVAGLGADVTVRALGDGDALLAVGSADGALRVSGDAAPGAALLAAEAFLDVLRETGRQVWRVDELGLQSGELTRAVRLRLTDAGIGCVPAPNDRAANDRATAEGPPPGVIGAALSVHVPLGRLTSRQWRTVTRVAAEVRAGELRLTPWRGIVVPAPGTNATAAAGALARLAGTGLVTDASSPWLRVGACIGRPGCAKSRSDVRADATAALADAGRSPLPLYWSGCERRCGHPRGDRIDVVAAPEGGYRIGMVAQERPAHTTALDDPSHLAAALAALTS; this is translated from the coding sequence ATGCTCGCCGCCATGTCCACGGCTCCCCTCCCCTCGTCGTCCCAGGCCACAGCGGTCTCCCGGGACCGCGGTGACGCCTGTCCGGGGTCGTTGCGGCTGCACACGGCCGACGACGGCGCGCTGGCCCGGGTCCGGGTGCCCGGCGGGGTGCTCACCGTGCCGCAGGCCGAGGCGCTCGCGGACGCGGCCGACCGACTGGGCGACGGCGAACTGCATCTGACCTCGCGTGGCAATGTGCAGGTGCGTGGACTGCGCGACGACTGCGGTACCCGGCTCGCCGGGCTGCTGGACGCGGCCGGACTGCTCCCGTCGCACGGGCACGAACGGGCCCGCAACATCGTCGCCTCCCCGCTGTCCGGTCTCGACGGGCGGAGTGCCCGGGAGGTGCGGCCGTGGCTGTCGGCCCTGGACGCGTCGCTGTGCGCGAGCGAGGCGGCGCGGGCACTGTCGGGGCGGTTCCTGTTCGCGCTCGACGACGGGCGCGGCGATGTCGCCGGGCTCGGCGCCGATGTGACCGTGCGTGCGCTCGGTGACGGCGACGCCCTGCTCGCCGTCGGCTCGGCGGACGGGGCGCTGCGGGTGTCCGGGGACGCGGCGCCCGGGGCCGCGCTGCTCGCCGCCGAGGCGTTCCTCGACGTGCTGCGGGAGACAGGGAGGCAGGTCTGGCGGGTCGACGAACTGGGCCTCCAATCAGGCGAGTTGACGCGTGCGGTCCGGCTCCGCCTGACCGACGCCGGCATCGGCTGCGTTCCGGCGCCGAACGACCGCGCCGCAAATGACCGCGCCACGGCGGAGGGACCGCCGCCGGGGGTGATCGGGGCGGCCCTGTCCGTCCATGTACCCCTGGGCCGTCTCACGTCCCGTCAGTGGCGGACCGTGACCCGGGTGGCCGCCGAAGTCCGGGCGGGCGAACTGCGCCTGACACCGTGGCGCGGCATCGTCGTCCCCGCCCCCGGAACGAACGCGACGGCAGCGGCCGGCGCACTGGCCCGTCTCGCCGGCACCGGCCTGGTCACCGACGCCTCCTCCCCCTGGCTGCGCGTCGGTGCCTGCATCGGCCGGCCGGGGTGCGCAAAGTCGCGTTCCGACGTGCGGGCGGACGCGACCGCCGCCCTCGCCGATGCGGGCCGCTCCCCCCTGCCGTTGTACTGGTCCGGCTGCGAGCGGCGCTGCGGCCACCCCCGGGGTGACCGGATCGACGTGGTCGCCGCCCCGGAGGGCGGCTACCGGATCGGCATGGTCGCCCAGGAGCGGCCGGCGCACACCACCGCCCTGGACGATCCCTCCCACCTCGCCGCCGCACTGGCGGCCCTCACCTCATGA